One window of Arcobacter sp. LA11 genomic DNA carries:
- the argF gene encoding ornithine carbamoyltransferase: protein MRHFLTLKDYSKEEILEILNLASKIKIETKNRVFKDYMPKQTLGMIFEKSSTRTRVSFETGIYQLGGVGLFLSSNDIQLGRGEPMSDTSRVISRMVDMVMIRTFEQSKIEEFAKYSKVPVINGLTNEYHPVQLMADYMTIQEAGLEKNLIVAYVGDGNNLAHSWLMLASKLGFELRIATPKGYEVQQNILDDALEFAKESGAKIIIGNDPIEAIQGSTVVTTDTWVSMGQEDEKEKRLKDFDGYIVDNKMMSRAKDNAIFLHCLPAYRGYEVSEEVIESEQSLVFEEAENRLHAQKGVMVWLDRQLKK from the coding sequence ATGAGACACTTTTTAACACTAAAAGACTACTCTAAAGAAGAGATTTTAGAGATTTTAAATTTAGCATCAAAAATTAAAATTGAAACTAAAAATAGAGTTTTTAAAGATTATATGCCAAAACAAACACTTGGAATGATATTTGAAAAAAGTAGCACAAGAACAAGAGTTAGTTTTGAAACTGGTATTTATCAATTAGGTGGAGTAGGATTATTTTTATCTTCAAATGATATTCAACTTGGACGTGGTGAGCCTATGAGCGATACATCAAGAGTTATATCAAGAATGGTAGATATGGTAATGATTAGAACATTTGAGCAAAGTAAAATTGAAGAGTTTGCAAAATATTCTAAAGTTCCTGTTATAAATGGTTTAACAAATGAATATCATCCTGTACAACTTATGGCAGACTATATGACTATCCAAGAAGCTGGTCTTGAAAAAAATCTTATAGTTGCATATGTTGGAGATGGTAATAACTTAGCACACTCATGGTTAATGCTTGCATCAAAACTTGGATTTGAACTTAGAATTGCAACTCCAAAAGGTTATGAAGTACAACAAAATATTTTAGATGATGCATTAGAATTTGCAAAAGAGTCTGGTGCAAAAATTATTATCGGTAATGATCCAATTGAAGCTATACAAGGTTCTACAGTAGTCACAACTGATACATGGGTATCTATGGGACAAGAGGATGAAAAAGAAAAAAGATTAAAAGATTTTGACGGATATATTGTAGATAACAAAATGATGTCAAGAGCAAAAGATAATGCCATTTTCTTACACTGTTTACCTGCATATCGTGGATATGAAGTTAGTGAAGAAGTAATAGAAAGTGAACAAAGTTTAGTTTTCGAAGAAGCTGAAAATAGATTACATGCTCAAAAAGGTGTAATGGTTTGGTTAGATAGACAACTAAAAAAATAG
- the hemN gene encoding oxygen-independent coproporphyrinogen III oxidase translates to MIDFKKFEKYSKPGPRYTSYPTAPEFSEEFSQKDLINYFEGQDDNRNLSLYIHLPFCRSACYFCGCNVIFTSKDDKKIKYLDYLKKELDLLKKVLNTSRKVTQMHFGGGTPTYFTAEQLDEVITMIKDTFPNFSDDAEVSCEVDPRFFTKEHMTVLKKGGCNRLSFGVQDLDEEVQKTIHRIQPYETTQNVMQIARDAGINSINIDLIYGLPHQTKKTFHETIKQVLTLDPDRLAVFNYAHVPWLMKTMRKFDETTFAPPSEKLEILKDTIEFFTSNGYKMVGMDHFAKPEDELFKAIQKGELHRNFQGYTTKGGADLIGIGVTSIGNGVDYYAQNFKDLKQYEESLDNGDLPIFKGYRLSDDDILRQYVIMELMSNFSLNIPRVEKEFNINFNEYFKDDLKELDEFIEAELVSINNDKIQVSQTGTMLIRNICMPFDAYLKKVPENKRRFSKTI, encoded by the coding sequence ATGATAGATTTTAAAAAATTTGAAAAGTATTCAAAGCCTGGGCCTAGATATACTTCTTATCCTACAGCACCTGAGTTTAGTGAAGAATTTTCACAAAAAGATTTAATAAATTATTTCGAAGGACAAGATGATAATAGAAACTTATCTTTATATATTCATCTTCCTTTTTGTAGAAGTGCCTGTTATTTTTGTGGATGTAATGTAATATTTACTTCAAAAGATGACAAGAAAATTAAATATCTTGATTATTTAAAAAAAGAGTTAGATTTACTAAAAAAGGTATTGAATACTTCAAGAAAAGTAACTCAAATGCATTTTGGTGGTGGAACACCAACATATTTTACAGCTGAGCAATTAGATGAAGTAATTACTATGATTAAAGATACTTTTCCTAACTTCTCTGATGATGCCGAAGTTTCATGTGAAGTAGATCCAAGATTCTTTACAAAAGAGCATATGACTGTTCTTAAAAAAGGTGGATGTAATAGATTAAGCTTTGGAGTTCAAGATTTAGATGAAGAAGTTCAAAAAACAATTCATCGAATCCAGCCATATGAAACAACACAAAATGTAATGCAAATTGCAAGAGATGCGGGAATAAATTCTATTAATATTGATTTAATTTATGGTCTTCCTCATCAAACTAAAAAAACATTTCATGAGACTATCAAACAAGTTTTAACTTTAGATCCAGATAGACTTGCAGTATTTAATTATGCTCATGTTCCATGGCTTATGAAAACTATGAGAAAGTTTGATGAAACAACATTTGCACCACCATCAGAAAAGCTTGAAATATTAAAAGATACTATTGAGTTTTTTACTTCTAATGGTTACAAAATGGTTGGTATGGACCATTTTGCTAAACCTGAAGATGAATTATTTAAAGCAATCCAAAAAGGTGAATTACATAGAAACTTCCAAGGGTATACTACAAAAGGTGGAGCTGATTTAATTGGAATTGGTGTTACATCTATTGGAAATGGTGTTGATTATTATGCTCAAAACTTTAAAGATTTAAAACAATATGAAGAATCATTAGATAATGGTGATTTACCAATATTTAAAGGTTATAGATTAAGTGATGATGATATTTTAAGACAATATGTGATTATGGAACTTATGAGTAACTTTAGTTTAAATATTCCAAGAGTAGAAAAAGAATTTAATATTAATTTTAATGAATATTTTAAAGATGACTTAAAAGAATTAGATGAGTTTATTGAAGCAGAGTTAGTTTCAATTAATAATGATAAAATTCAAGTTTCACAAACAGGGACAATGTTAATTAGAAATATTTGTATGCCATTTGATGCATATCTTAAAAAAGTTCCTGAAAATAAAAGAAGGTTTAGTAAAACAATATAA
- a CDS encoding (Fe-S)-binding protein — protein sequence MNILDKFDYTEISDDCVKCGKCKPVCTIFNINQDETTSPRGFIDLLGAYKRDELELDQNAKDIFESCFLCTNCVEVCPNDLPTDMIIEQVRADIAQKYGIAWYKRMFFWLLRHRKTMDMLSRLGWVFQTCALKIDKKKQSGLPRFSLPIVKKDRSLPFADMRSFLNKYPQNIFAKNKKKEEDKKNKVAIFIGCMSNYTYTNTGDSLVKILKKLELDIFIPKKQLCCGAPAYFTGDFDTVDYLAKKNIEYFETWINNVDAVIIPEATCSAMINQDWAHYFHNQPEWKKRAETLSKKIFMATKWLENNTDLKELLAKSDKKMEDVITYHDPCHAKKMQGVWQEPRELLKQNYVVTEMSDSNRCCGFGGVTMQTEKYDYAKAAGAPKAAMIKETKAQVVSAECSACRMQITNSLHQADVDVQFKNPIELIAEAL from the coding sequence ATGAATATACTTGATAAATTTGATTATACTGAAATTAGTGATGATTGTGTAAAGTGTGGTAAATGTAAGCCAGTATGTACGATTTTTAATATAAATCAAGATGAAACTACATCTCCTAGAGGTTTTATTGATCTTTTAGGTGCTTATAAAAGAGATGAATTAGAACTTGACCAAAATGCAAAAGATATTTTTGAGTCATGTTTTTTATGTACAAACTGTGTTGAAGTTTGTCCAAATGATTTACCTACTGATATGATTATTGAGCAAGTTAGAGCTGATATAGCTCAAAAGTACGGTATCGCTTGGTATAAAAGAATGTTCTTTTGGTTATTAAGACATAGAAAAACTATGGATATGCTTTCAAGACTTGGTTGGGTATTTCAAACATGTGCATTAAAAATCGATAAGAAAAAACAATCAGGACTTCCTAGATTTTCATTACCAATAGTAAAAAAAGACAGATCATTACCATTTGCAGATATGAGAAGTTTTTTAAATAAATATCCTCAAAATATTTTTGCAAAAAATAAAAAGAAAGAGGAAGACAAAAAAAATAAAGTTGCAATTTTTATTGGATGTATGAGTAACTATACATATACAAATACTGGTGATTCTTTAGTAAAAATTCTTAAAAAGTTAGAACTTGATATTTTTATTCCTAAAAAACAGTTATGTTGTGGGGCTCCGGCATATTTTACTGGAGACTTTGATACAGTTGATTATTTAGCTAAAAAAAATATTGAATATTTTGAGACATGGATAAATAATGTAGATGCAGTAATTATTCCAGAAGCTACATGTTCTGCAATGATAAATCAAGATTGGGCACACTATTTTCATAATCAACCAGAATGGAAAAAAAGAGCTGAAACTTTATCTAAGAAAATTTTTATGGCAACTAAATGGCTAGAAAATAATACTGATTTAAAAGAATTACTTGCAAAATCTGATAAGAAGATGGAAGATGTAATAACATATCATGATCCTTGTCATGCTAAAAAGATGCAAGGTGTATGGCAAGAACCAAGAGAATTATTAAAACAAAACTATGTCGTGACTGAAATGAGCGACTCAAATAGATGTTGTGGTTTTGGTGGTGTTACAATGCAAACTGAAAAATATGATTATGCAAAAGCTGCAGGTGCTCCAAAAGCTGCAATGATTAAAGAGACTAAAGCACAAGTAGTTAGTGCAGAATGTTCTGCCTGTAGAATGCAAATTACAAATTCTTTACATCAAGCAGATGTTGATGTTCAATTTAAAAATCCAATTGAACTAATTGCAGAAGCATTATAA
- the lgt gene encoding prolipoprotein diacylglyceryl transferase has product MEFWQNIYSQFDPIAFNLGSIAVHWYGIMYALALLSAIFVAKWLIKYDKIPISNDLFDSYIWWAEIGVILGARLGYILFYDPNTMYYISHPWQIFNPFVNGEYTGISGMSYHGAFIGFLIASILFCRKNKVSFWFLADISVIGISAGYVFGRIGNFFNQELVGRETDLPWGIYVDNVLRHPSQLYEAFLEGVLIFIILFAIRKRKSFDGQLAIFYGILYSIARITAEFFREPDIQLGFLYGGWLTMGMLISGIFAILSIVMLFVINKNKKTI; this is encoded by the coding sequence ATGGAGTTTTGGCAAAATATTTATTCTCAATTTGACCCCATAGCTTTTAACTTAGGTTCAATTGCTGTACATTGGTATGGAATAATGTATGCCTTAGCCCTACTTTCTGCTATATTCGTGGCTAAATGGCTTATAAAGTATGATAAAATTCCTATTTCAAATGATTTATTTGATTCTTATATTTGGTGGGCAGAAATTGGTGTAATATTAGGTGCAAGACTTGGATATATACTATTTTATGATCCTAATACTATGTATTATATTAGCCATCCTTGGCAGATTTTTAATCCTTTTGTTAATGGAGAATATACAGGAATTTCTGGAATGAGTTATCATGGAGCATTTATTGGTTTTTTAATTGCTTCTATTTTATTTTGTAGAAAAAATAAGGTGTCATTTTGGTTTCTAGCGGATATTTCAGTTATTGGTATTTCTGCTGGATATGTATTTGGAAGAATAGGAAATTTCTTTAATCAGGAGCTTGTAGGACGAGAAACTGATTTACCTTGGGGAATTTATGTAGATAATGTATTAAGACATCCTTCTCAACTTTATGAAGCATTCTTAGAAGGTGTATTAATTTTTATTATCTTATTTGCAATAAGAAAGAGAAAGTCTTTTGATGGGCAACTAGCTATTTTTTATGGTATTTTATATTCTATCGCAAGAATTACTGCAGAATTCTTTAGAGAACCAGATATTCAGTTAGGATTTTTATATGGTGGATGGTTAACTATGGGAATGTTGATTTCAGGAATATTTGCTATTTTAAGTATAGTAATGTTGTTTGTAATAAATAAAAATAAAAAAACTATCTAA
- a CDS encoding response regulator: MDTLNQTENSPNFKNSILKESTLLYLEDDEVIRKETQSIFEKVFKKVYVGEDGQVGLELYNKHQDEINIILTDINMPNMDGIRFMAEVRKQDFEIPVLVVTAFNDISQLIKAIKLKVTDYIVKPMQLNTTLKIMDRILQDNYNHKLVTKQQNELHIYKEILDLENLVSETDLKGYITYANDIFCEVSGYTKEELIGANHNIVRHPDISPKIYEEVWNTIQSKNIWRGKLKNRAKDGSDYYVRSTIFPILDGDGNIEKYVASRFLITEQEEEKHKLKKYIMHQKSNQVKHEKDLQDKFDEALQIAKMQKDEQVGKFIHELNEQIKILRTKNSDDKGRILSLEKKLKEATDKIDELQIGYQGRIEKLHHTAKVSVEEYTKFKKKNVIMSDKLLKSQEAIMTLQGYIDEYRDKIKDLDDVIEAYEKQYGRITVR; this comes from the coding sequence ATGGATACGTTGAATCAAACTGAAAATAGCCCAAACTTTAAGAATAGTATTCTTAAAGAATCAACTCTTCTATATTTAGAAGATGACGAAGTAATACGAAAAGAAACTCAATCAATCTTCGAAAAAGTTTTTAAAAAGGTCTATGTTGGAGAAGATGGACAAGTAGGCCTAGAACTTTATAATAAACATCAAGATGAAATCAATATAATTTTAACAGATATAAATATGCCAAATATGGATGGTATAAGATTTATGGCAGAAGTTAGAAAACAAGATTTTGAAATACCAGTTCTTGTAGTTACCGCTTTTAATGATATTTCACAACTTATAAAAGCAATCAAGTTAAAAGTAACTGACTATATTGTAAAACCAATGCAGCTTAATACTACCCTTAAAATTATGGATAGAATTCTACAAGATAATTACAATCATAAACTAGTTACAAAACAACAAAATGAATTACATATATATAAAGAAATTTTAGATTTAGAAAACCTTGTAAGTGAAACTGATTTAAAAGGTTATATTACTTATGCAAATGATATTTTTTGTGAAGTATCTGGATATACAAAAGAAGAGCTAATTGGAGCTAATCATAATATAGTAAGACATCCTGATATTTCACCAAAAATATATGAAGAAGTATGGAATACAATTCAAAGTAAAAATATTTGGCGAGGTAAATTGAAAAACCGTGCAAAAGATGGTTCTGATTATTATGTTAGATCTACTATTTTCCCTATTTTAGATGGAGATGGAAATATAGAAAAATATGTTGCAAGTAGATTTTTAATTACAGAACAAGAAGAAGAAAAACATAAACTAAAAAAATATATCATGCATCAAAAAAGTAATCAAGTTAAACATGAAAAAGACTTGCAAGATAAATTTGATGAAGCATTACAAATTGCAAAAATGCAAAAAGATGAGCAAGTTGGAAAATTTATACATGAATTAAATGAACAAATAAAAATATTAAGAACAAAAAATTCAGATGATAAAGGAAGAATATTATCATTAGAAAAGAAATTAAAAGAAGCTACAGATAAAATAGATGAACTTCAAATTGGATATCAAGGTAGAATTGAAAAACTACATCATACAGCTAAAGTATCAGTAGAAGAATATACTAAATTTAAAAAGAAAAATGTCATTATGAGTGATAAACTATTAAAATCACAAGAAGCTATTATGACATTACAAGGCTATATAGATGAGTATAGAGATAAAATCAAAGACTTAGATGATGTAATCGAAGCCTATGAAAAACAATATGGCAGAATAACTGTTAGATAG
- a CDS encoding DUF2116 family Zn-ribbon domain-containing protein, protein MSHCPYCGKKIAMSKAFCSRSCKENYFQLIAIQVPRPFLKRIFIFCTPEQREVEIENFANRHGWRIDLLQKKIDELAVEYGYVESN, encoded by the coding sequence ATGTCACATTGTCCATACTGTGGTAAGAAAATAGCTATGAGTAAAGCATTTTGCTCTAGAAGTTGTAAGGAAAACTATTTTCAATTAATTGCAATACAGGTCCCAAGACCGTTTTTGAAAAGAATTTTTATATTCTGTACGCCGGAACAAAGAGAAGTTGAAATTGAAAACTTTGCTAATAGACATGGTTGGAGAATTGATTTATTACAAAAGAAAATCGATGAATTAGCAGTTGAATATGGATACGTTGAATCAAACTGA
- a CDS encoding response regulator transcription factor has product MLKTLKNIRKLYNAKLLFVSSDVEVKKTIETEFDEYFKELTLVQSSNEAISLIDENNYDMVIIDTTVEAKDFDEVCTNISQAAPTLPKIIISDKDSNDDIVTAINNSAYTFLTKPLRAKDIKLAVIMCLNQTKRGDKIEFQDGIYFDEYRDQFFKSGGTLIDFTRLEKGFLKLLIARKGEITDYDMIKNVVWKGKNMSIYTMRNIVNKIRQKTYYEIIKNHSNKGYIIDELQK; this is encoded by the coding sequence ATGCTAAAGACATTAAAAAACATCAGAAAACTTTATAATGCAAAATTACTTTTTGTTAGTAGTGATGTAGAAGTAAAGAAAACTATTGAGACTGAATTTGATGAATATTTTAAAGAACTTACTTTAGTTCAAAGTTCAAATGAAGCAATTTCTTTAATAGATGAAAATAATTATGATATGGTAATTATTGATACAACTGTTGAAGCAAAAGATTTTGATGAAGTATGTACAAATATTTCCCAAGCAGCTCCTACTTTACCAAAAATTATTATTTCAGATAAAGATAGTAATGATGATATTGTAACAGCAATTAATAATAGTGCTTATACTTTTTTAACAAAACCTCTAAGAGCAAAAGATATAAAATTAGCAGTAATTATGTGTCTTAACCAAACAAAAAGAGGTGATAAGATTGAATTCCAAGATGGAATTTACTTTGATGAATATAGAGATCAATTCTTTAAATCTGGAGGAACACTTATTGACTTCACTAGACTTGAAAAAGGTTTCTTAAAACTTTTAATTGCAAGAAAAGGTGAAATTACTGATTATGATATGATTAAAAATGTAGTTTGGAAAGGTAAAAATATGTCTATTTATACAATGAGAAACATTGTAAATAAGATTAGACAAAAAACTTACTATGAAATTATAAAAAACCATTCAAATAAAGGTTATATAATAGATGAGTTACAAAAGTAA